ATGAGCGGAAGAAAAGACTCCTGCCCTTTTTCTATGACTTGATTCTTGGGAAAAACATTTAAAGGAACAATCACATGATTCATCGATTTGCTTCAACTCACTTTTTATAAACCGGTTTATTAATTTGATTAAGTCGATTATAAAACAATTGAAAACGCTTTACAAATGTTTTTTTATTGTCACACGATTTTTTCTTTCAGAAATGTCGATTTTCATACCATAACATCGAATATAGTAAAAATGTCCTATATCTATATTCACTCTTTTAAAATATAATATTCTGGGAATTATACTATAAAATGCTAGGGGGAATAGAATGAAGCGCTTAGTATCACTACTGTTAGCAGTTGTTATTGCCTTTGGAGCTTTACCTGTGATGACTTTCGCAATTGAGTCGAACGAACCAAAATTTGATGAGTTTTTAAAGAATATTGGCTGGGATAAGCAAGACTATCTTGATTATCTTGATAGCAAAGAGTGGAAATTAGGAGATTTTGAGTCTATCGATGAGCTTGGAACACCACTTTCTGAAGAATCTATTCAGTCTATACTTCAGGAATTTGATTTGACCCGTGATGAGTTAAACGCACTTCTTGTTGAAAATGGTGATCTAGAAGAAGGTCAGGACGTATTAGAGGGCGCCTCTATTATATTTGCTGAAGAGCTTCAAGAATTTGTGGACTTTTACTTAAATGGCTCGGAAGGTACACCGATTGATGATAACAATCTTCAGCAGCTTCTTAAGGATTACGACTTTGAATCAAAAGAGGCGCTCGAGCAGTTTTTAAAAGAAAAAGACGATTCTCTTGAAAACTATGAATATATTGAAGATCTTGAGCTTACTATTGATATTTATATACACGGCGATAAATACATAGACGAATTTTCTGGTCTTTTCACAGAATTTGGTCTGACAGACAAGGAACTTGAGAAACTCTTTAATCATCTTGAAACTCTTAATTTATCCGATCCTGCGTTTGAAGAAAAGATGACTGAGCTTAGTAATCGAATGATGGCGTTTGAGAATTTTGAAACAGCCGAAGAGCTTACTGCTGAACAAGTCGCAGAGATTTTTGATATTTTTAATGACATGCTTGATCTTTTCCAAGTAGAAACAAAGTATTATCTTGCAAAAGACGGTGAAAAAAAAGCAGTTTCACTTAACGATTTGATTTCTATGAACACAACAAACGGATATGATCTGTTAATCGAAATATACAACAAACAAGGGGAATTTCTCGCTGATGTATTGTTAACTGCAGATATGTTTGGCGCAGAAATCATTCAAGAAACCGGGAAAAACATTAAAGAAGCAGAGAAAATCGTGACAGAAAATAATCCAGCACCCGAAGCTCCAAAAGCGGAGAAATCACCTGTAAAAACCGTGAAAGGAGCCAAGCTTCCAACAACTGCTTCCGA
This window of the Bacillus gobiensis genome carries:
- a CDS encoding processed acidic surface protein, with amino-acid sequence MKRLVSLLLAVVIAFGALPVMTFAIESNEPKFDEFLKNIGWDKQDYLDYLDSKEWKLGDFESIDELGTPLSEESIQSILQEFDLTRDELNALLVENGDLEEGQDVLEGASIIFAEELQEFVDFYLNGSEGTPIDDNNLQQLLKDYDFESKEALEQFLKEKDDSLENYEYIEDLELTIDIYIHGDKYIDEFSGLFTEFGLTDKELEKLFNHLETLNLSDPAFEEKMTELSNRMMAFENFETAEELTAEQVAEIFDIFNDMLDLFQVETKYYLAKDGEKKAVSLNDLISMNTTNGYDLLIEIYNKQGEFLADVLLTADMFGAEIIQETGKNIKEAEKIVTENNPAPEAPKAEKSPVKTVKGAKLPTTASDYAVNTLAGLAFVAAGIFLFRRIRAKGI